The Candidatus Melainabacteria bacterium genomic interval AACCTGGCGATTCTATTGGCGGCGCAATTCGGTTTCACGAATAGCGATTAACCCAATAATTGACGCTGTCTCTCGATAATGCATACAAAGCGGATCACGTAGTTCAACCGCGCTAGCTGCGAGAGATTGCTATCGCGCCCCCGAGCGACAAATACTGCCGAGTTCGGACAAAATGGAAAAAGCCAGCCCATACGGTCTTTGCGAGCCACGCTAACTGCGCCACCACTAGCAGTGCGCGAAAATCTAATGAAGAGATCATATTTTTTGCGGACACCTTTGTTCACATCAGGCGCATCAAAAGCGTGAAACAAATCAATCGCACCCGGCGAGTCACACACCAAACGCATCAAACTGTCCAGGTGCGCAGACACATCAAACGCACCAGACGGCCAGACGAACTAACCTTGCAGGTTGGGCAAAAGAGAAGTCTGACCAGCTAAAAATATGGCGCCGACAATCAAGCTGAAAACACCTGTTATCACACTTATGACGATGAACAGTGGTTTCATGCGTGCTGAATTGTTAAAGCCCGCTGTGGTGACAAGAGCAACGAGAGAGTTCGAAATCAGTAATCCAGAAATGAACGACAGCAAAATGGTCACGCCCAAAACGTGATTGGCCGCACCACCGACCGCTGCGATCAACAAAACCTGAGTGCCGGTTTCCGCCCCAAATCCATGAATAACACCGATTCCGAAAGCTGTTACGGCACTGTATCTGCGAGAGTTCATAAAACCTAACTGCTTACCTGTAACCTGTTCATACTTCTCCTGCAACTTGGAAGCGATGAACATCCAGCGACTCTGCAACACGAACTCACTCTCGTCGGCGACGCTTTGTCTGCTCAGCGAGTAAAAAATCCACGCACCCAAAAGCAACAGTGTTAAACCAACGGCCTTTTCCATGAGCGGATCGATCCACTCCGGCAATACGGATGAAAATGCCAGCGCAGCAATTCCCAGGACCAGAACAATGGCTGCATGCCCGAGCGCATAAGAGCATGCCAGCTTCATTGCGGCATCAGGCTGGGCAAGAGAAAGAGCGCGGGCTGCCGATTTGGTCGCGCTGGATGTGCCGGAGGAGCTAGATGTGCCCGAGGAACTCGATATGCCCGAGGAACTCGATATGGTGGATGGACTCGACGCGTTGGCGGTACTCGCAGTGCCTACGATATCGGCAATCGCGGCAATGTGATCCCAGTCGATACCATGACGAATACCTAAAACCAGCGCGTTTCCAAGCACAATGAGAGTAGCGAAGTCCATTAGTTTGCCCGCTCAATCGGTTGGTTCAAATCGATAAACAGAGCAGCAGCGCTGCTATCCCAGGTAGCCGAAAAAACGCGCTCGTCTTGCTCAGCGAGGTTGAACTCTTGCAAGAAATCAGTTGCCGTCACAACTCGATCTCCGGCAGGATTGCGCATCTTCAATAACCTGCCGCCGCTTGCCTGACTGAAAACAGGCATTACAAGAAAGCCGGTGTCTCGCTTCAACAGAGCGATTGTCTCGATCCCCGAAAAGAATTTCTTGTATAGGTCTCTGCCAACGTAGAGATTGCCGTTTTTTATCGAGATAGTTTCACTCAACGCCCTGGTCCGTCCCAACTTTATTTACGCTATTGTACGCTGCGAGGCTCTCTTTACTTAATTCAGCCAAAATCCTCTCCACAACTTTATCGCCGGCACTTTTGACGACCTCGGAAAGTTCCAATCCAAAGTCAAGGCATGCTGCTTCTATCAAAAACACCTGCACAGACTTTGGAAACTCGTCTTTAAAGATTTGCCTGCCAGCGTAGAGAGCATGATCCCAACGAAAATCATGCAATCCAAAAGACGGCGTATGCTTGACTTCCAGCTCTTCACCAGGCACCTCGAAGATTGCGCCGGGTTCTGAGCCGCTACAACTCGCGTCTATGATGATCAGCGAGCTGCTCCCGCGAGCTTGAAACATCACGTCCATGCCAGCCGTTCCAGCATCAAAAATGCGTATATTGCGATTTTGAGCTTCTGGTATCTTGTTTTTCAGCTGACGAACAACGTAGACGCCGACACCATCATCAGAGCGGTTCAGATTTCCACAACCGATAATGCTCAACACATGAGCTTGCTCTATATTCGCCATAATCTGCACCACCAATCTGGCTCGGCGGGCAGATTGATTTCAGGTAGATTGCACCATTTGCGGTGATTCAGGTAGTACATGCACTCGAGACAGCGCATCTCCTCGACAGGGTGATCGAGATATCCGGAGACGACTAATTTCTGCTCCAGGTTGCTGGCGGAGATATCAGCCAGCTGCGAGACAATTGCCTCAAACTGTCGGTTATCTTCGGGAATCGGCTCTGTAATCGTCTTCAAACCGCCTTTGAGAAGCTTATCGATGCGCTCAAGCAATTCTTTGTCGGATGCTTCGGACATTGACAAAACTCCTTGAAGAAAGCGCCGGCTGAGAAAAATCTGCCGGCGCTCTGCTATCCATGACTAGTGCTCCGCCGTCTTTGCTCTCGCTAAGCGGTACGGAACCTGGCTAACTCCTCACCGGTTTTTGCATCGTGAGCATGCACGGTGCACACCAGACACGAGTCGTAAGACCGAGCCACGTGACCAACTTCGACCGGGTCAGACGGATCTTTGATGGGAGTGCCCACCAGCGCTTCTTCGATTGGTCCTCTAGCATTGGCGGAATTT includes:
- a CDS encoding hydrogenase maturation protease; the encoded protein is MLSIIGCGNLNRSDDGVGVYVVRQLKNKIPEAQNRNIRIFDAGTAGMDVMFQARGSSSLIIIDASCSGSEPGAIFEVPGEELEVKHTPSFGLHDFRWDHALYAGRQIFKDEFPKSVQVFLIEAACLDFGLELSEVVKSAGDKVVERILAELSKESLAAYNSVNKVGTDQGVE